In Bombus vancouverensis nearcticus chromosome 1, iyBomVanc1_principal, whole genome shotgun sequence, a single genomic region encodes these proteins:
- the wrm2 gene encoding wurmchen 2 transmembrane micropeptide, producing MGLHIFWPASTCLTLLVVCVIIILLRYGSRICKLRHAPLPSDREWEEKAYSRKLSVSMA from the coding sequence ATGGGACTGCATATTTTTTGGCCAGCATCGACGTGTTTAACCCTTTTGGTTGTctgtgtaataataattttattaagatACGGTTCGCGTATTTGTAAGCTACGGCATGCACCGTTGCCGTCTGATCGAGAATGGGAAGAAAAGGCGTATTCTCGAAAACTTTCAGTTTCTATGGCGTAA
- the wrm1 gene encoding wurmchen 1 transmembrane protein, which yields MSILDEREDYLKNPYFVKHEYGDFTPFYVTVTICSFLFAFLCILNIGFCWCSRHRNYWQSPHTGNRWIQPLWTVLPHKTPPLDLSELEPGRLVTQDKQEVLQYHNPKPYGTVPQTQEYMEMQKRESEI from the exons atgtccATTTTAGACGAGCGAGAGGATTATCTGAAGAATCCATACTTTGTGAAGCACGAATATGGTGATTTTACTCCATTTTATGTCACTGTCACTATCTGTTCCTTCCTATTTGCATTCCTATGCATTTTGAACATTGGATTTTGTTGGTGCTCCCGTCATAGAAATTATTGGCAAAGTCCCCATACAG GAAATAGGTGGATTCAACCATTGTGGACTGTATTACCTCATAAAACACCACCTTTGGACTTAAGTGAGCTAGAACCAGGACGTCTTGTGACACAAGATAAACAAGAAGTTTTACAATATCACAATCCAAAACCATATGGAACCGTACCACAAACACAAGAATATATGGAGATGCAAAAACGTGAGAGTGAAATTTAA
- the LOC117160738 gene encoding tRNA:m(4)X modification enzyme TRM13 homolog: MTGESHCMYFVKRKKRYCRMVVKEGKKYCGEHQPVSLEFNHSDKEGSENKRIKCPLDPTHTCYESKLTKHLKVCNAKRLIDAQPSFIVKGINANKTYEAPRHIPLSELNDLIINTVIDKVKTVYEKLPQFHKIVLEHPILKDKINNNSCGKTIKKHLLQNSSLLSHLERVNLIKDNTCFIEFGAGKGKLTYWLGQIVKHKKDCCILLVDRSSHRHKSDNKLKNEQSSLLIERIRADIADLKLNDITGIKKFERKVGIAKHLCGAATDLTLSCLVQAMQNEPKCNVTGIIIAFCCHHRCEYASYVGKEYLEQSGFTANEFTILCSIASWATCGSDLNKAINTPEIQNDSGETRTNIKTLTSSEKEQIGRKVNSLLNWGRLEYLKKVGFQTNLIYYTTTDVSLENMCIVATKDEI; the protein is encoded by the exons ATGACTGGAGAAAGTCATTGCATGTATTTTGTGAAGAGAAAAAAACGTTATTGCCGTATGGTAGTGAAGGAAGGAAAGAAGTATTGCGGCGAACATCAACCAGTTTCATTAGAATTTAATCATTCTGATAAAGAAGgatctgaaaataaacgaataaaatgtCCACTTGATCCGACACA TACATGTTATGAGTCTAAGCTAACTAAACATTTGAAAGTATGCAATGCAAAACGCTTGATTGATGCACAACCATCATTTATCGTAAAAGGAATTAATGCTAATAAGACTTACGAAGCACCACGACACATACCACTCTCTGAATTAAATGACCTTATAATAAATACAGTTATAGACAAAGTAAAAACTGTTTACG AAAAGTTACCCCAATTTCATAAAATAGTATTGGAACATCCAATActtaaagataaaataaataataattcttgtggAAAAACTATTAAGAAACATCTCTTACAAAATTCATCATTATTATCACACTTGGAACGTGTAAATCTTATAAAAGACAATACATGCTTTATTGAATTTGGAGCAGGAAAGGGTAAACTAACTTATTGGTTGGGCCAAATAGTGAAGCATAAAAAAGATTGTTGTATTTTATTAGTAGACCGTTCAAGTCATAGACATAAGAGTgataataaattgaaaaatgaacAATCTTCTCTCTTAATAGAAAGAATACGTGCTGACATTGCTGACTTGAAACTGAATGATATAAcaggaattaaaaaatttgaacgtAAAGTTGGTATTGCAAAACATTTGTGTGGAGCAGCTacag aTTTAACTCTAAGTTGCTTAGTTCAAGCAATGCAAAATGAACCTAAATGCAATGTCACTGGTATAATCATTGCATTTTGTTGCCATCACAGATGTGAATATGCATCATATGTTGGGAAAGAGTATTTAGAACAGTCTGGATTTACAGCAAatgaatttacaattttatgtaGCATTGCTAGCTGGGCAACTTGTGGCTCTGATCTAAACAAGGCAATTAATACTCCAGAAATTCAAAATGATTCAGGAGAGACAAG aacAAACATAAAAACTTTAACCTCGAGTGAAAAAGAACAAATCGGCCGAAAAGTAAATTCATTATTGAATTGGGGTCGCTTGGAGTACTTAAAAAAAGTtggatttcaaactaatctaaTTTATTATACCACTACCGATGTATCACTAGAAAATATGTGTATCGTGGCTACAAAAGATGAAATATAA
- the LOC117160739 gene encoding uncharacterized protein LOC117160739 isoform X1, translating to MSGTDSHSQHTYIYILRPFWNRWKWYAVIALLGIGSIILIRQFIFASYFPLNQLGHNAYSEELNQDVLNRWYNFTNVVKWYNGKIQSPSDPAHWQRYMTDIRRQWIFREYNPDQPYNLENPEIEDQSMGQAEHIRKIFQDKKNGFFVECGAYDGETRSNTLVLERYFDWNGLLVEADPLNFSKMLRKNRKAYLTPTCLATEPFPSVNSFLMADNVGRLHEPNASDSHLPNSPDVAHSGVHISVQCFPFIDLMAALNVTTVNYFSLDIEGHELQVLKTIPFDMINIETLSVEFSHVEEGKKELIGFMESKGYYVYSMVIRSDNLAHDIIFVKYDEKFNSLIE from the exons ATGTCCGGTACAGATTCCCACAGTCAGCATACGtacatttatattttaagaCCATTTTGGAACCGGTGGAAATGGTACGCGGTGATTGCATTATTAGGCATCGGTTCGATTATTTTAATTCGGCAATTCATATTCGCGTCCTATTTTCCTTTGAATCAGTTAGGACATAATGCGTATTCGGAGGAGCTAAATCAAGATG TCCTTAATAGGTGGTATAACTTTACCAATG TTGTTAAATGGTACAATGGCAAAATACAGTCACCATCGGATCCGGCACATTGGCAGCGGTACATGACCGATATTCGTCGACAATGGATATTTCGGGAATACAATCCGGATCAACCATACAACCTTGAAAATCCAGAAATCGAAGATCAATCGATGGGCCAAGCCGAACATATTCGAAAAATTTTCCAAGATaag AAAAATGGCTTCTTCGTAGAATGTGGCGCTTACGACGGGGAGACTCGGAGTAACACATTGGTATTGGAACGATACTTCGATTGGAATGGTCTTCTGGTAGAGGCGGATCCTTTGAACTTCAGTAAAATGTTGAGAAAAAACAGAAAAGCTTATCTAACACCTACGTGCCTCGCCACTGAGCCATTTCCCTCCGTG AATTCCTTCTTGATGGCCGATAATGTTGGACGTCTTCACGAGCCGAATGCTTCTGATAGCCATTTACCAAATTCTCCTGATGTTGCCCACAGTGGTGTCCACATCTCAGTTCAATGTTTTCCATTTATAGATTTAATGGCTGCTCTTAATGTGACTACAGTAAATTATTTTAGTCTTGACATTGAGGGGCATGAGCTTCAAGTATTAAAAACGATTCCTTTCGACATGATAAATATCGAG ACACTTTCTGTGGAATTCTCTCATGTTGAAGAAGGCAAAAAGGAGTTGATCGGTTTTATGGAGTCAAAGGGTTATTATGTGTATTCAATGGTTATTAGATCTGATAATTTAGCACACGATATAATATTCGTGAAATACGACGAAAAGTTTAATTCACTAATAGAATAA
- the LOC117160739 gene encoding uncharacterized protein LOC117160739 isoform X2 — protein sequence MSGTDSHSQHTYIYILRPFWNRWKWYAVIALLGIGSIILIRQFIFASYFPLNQLGHNAYSEELNQDVVKWYNGKIQSPSDPAHWQRYMTDIRRQWIFREYNPDQPYNLENPEIEDQSMGQAEHIRKIFQDKKNGFFVECGAYDGETRSNTLVLERYFDWNGLLVEADPLNFSKMLRKNRKAYLTPTCLATEPFPSVNSFLMADNVGRLHEPNASDSHLPNSPDVAHSGVHISVQCFPFIDLMAALNVTTVNYFSLDIEGHELQVLKTIPFDMINIETLSVEFSHVEEGKKELIGFMESKGYYVYSMVIRSDNLAHDIIFVKYDEKFNSLIE from the exons ATGTCCGGTACAGATTCCCACAGTCAGCATACGtacatttatattttaagaCCATTTTGGAACCGGTGGAAATGGTACGCGGTGATTGCATTATTAGGCATCGGTTCGATTATTTTAATTCGGCAATTCATATTCGCGTCCTATTTTCCTTTGAATCAGTTAGGACATAATGCGTATTCGGAGGAGCTAAATCAAGATG TTGTTAAATGGTACAATGGCAAAATACAGTCACCATCGGATCCGGCACATTGGCAGCGGTACATGACCGATATTCGTCGACAATGGATATTTCGGGAATACAATCCGGATCAACCATACAACCTTGAAAATCCAGAAATCGAAGATCAATCGATGGGCCAAGCCGAACATATTCGAAAAATTTTCCAAGATaag AAAAATGGCTTCTTCGTAGAATGTGGCGCTTACGACGGGGAGACTCGGAGTAACACATTGGTATTGGAACGATACTTCGATTGGAATGGTCTTCTGGTAGAGGCGGATCCTTTGAACTTCAGTAAAATGTTGAGAAAAAACAGAAAAGCTTATCTAACACCTACGTGCCTCGCCACTGAGCCATTTCCCTCCGTG AATTCCTTCTTGATGGCCGATAATGTTGGACGTCTTCACGAGCCGAATGCTTCTGATAGCCATTTACCAAATTCTCCTGATGTTGCCCACAGTGGTGTCCACATCTCAGTTCAATGTTTTCCATTTATAGATTTAATGGCTGCTCTTAATGTGACTACAGTAAATTATTTTAGTCTTGACATTGAGGGGCATGAGCTTCAAGTATTAAAAACGATTCCTTTCGACATGATAAATATCGAG ACACTTTCTGTGGAATTCTCTCATGTTGAAGAAGGCAAAAAGGAGTTGATCGGTTTTATGGAGTCAAAGGGTTATTATGTGTATTCAATGGTTATTAGATCTGATAATTTAGCACACGATATAATATTCGTGAAATACGACGAAAAGTTTAATTCACTAATAGAATAA